One Verrucomicrobiota bacterium genomic window, ATTCAGAGCGTCCCACCAGGCACAGGAACGCCCCGACCCCTTCTTCGCGTTCAGCGTGCCGTAGTTGCCGCTCTGGATCGCCTCGACGAGGCCGTCGCCATCCACGTCGCGCCCGGCGAGATAATCGGCAATGAACTCAAGCCGCTCAATGCCCCGTCTCAGCCAGGCCTTGTCCCCGGTGGCTTCCACATAATCCCACGCGGCGATCAACGGGCCGGAGTTGGCGTCGAGAAAGTTTGCTTTGTCCCAGTAGCAAATCACTTCGCCATTCGGGAGCACCTTCTGATCGAGCCACCAATCCAGCGTGCGACGGACCAGCGTCATGGCCGAGATGTCCGGCGCGAGTTCCGGCACCCAATACGCCTGGTCGGCATAGAACCACAGCGAGCAACTCGCCGGGTCGCTGATGACGTTATTGGCCAACATGCCGGCCGGGGCGCTGGCGGGCTTGCCCTGCTCTCCCCACTGCGCAGTCGGTTGAAATGCATTAAACCAACCGCGGCGCGCCGCCAGCCAAAACGATTTGTCCTTCATGCCTCGCGGTGCGGCCAGACGGACCGGTGTCAGCGACAAGGCGCAAGATTGGCCGGCGCGAAGGGGCGGCAAAACCAGCGCCAGATCAACCGTGTGCTTCGCGCGGCTTCCCTCAAGCCGCGCTTTCACGCCGTGGCTGCCTTTGCCCGCCAGCAGCATCTGGCCGAAGTCCGGCGCGCTGAGGATGGCAGGCAGATGAATGTTTCCATCCGCGTCCCACGAGGAGGGCAGCAGCGTCGTCGCCGCCACGCGCGGATCAAATGGGAATTCCAACTCGACCTCTTCCACCGGACTCAACCCCGCGCCTCGGGCGACGAACGTCATCGTCAGTTGACCCGCGCCCGGACGAACGCGCCACTCCAACTCGGCATCCGGCGCGAGGCCCAGGCGATAGCGTGTCTCCGTTTTGTCCACCTTCTCGACCTTGGTCTCGAAAGTTTCACCGCCACTCCATTGTCCATTTACCTTAACCCGCAGTCCAATGGCGGTTCCTGTTCGCAACAGATTCACTCTGGCACGATCTCCACCCTCCGTGTCCCAGCTCAACACCGGGAGGCGAGCGCGGGCGGGATCGGCTTCGAGGCGAAGGACGGCGTTCGCATCCGCGGCCAGCACGCGCGGTGACAATCCCAGCAGGATTATTGCACAGCGGCACGCCATTTGGATCAGGGAGAGACGATTCACAAGAATTTTGAGCTTATTTGAATTCACCAAAACCGAACGCTTTCGGGAGAACGGTGAAAGCAATGCCGCCTTGCGCATCAGTTTCGAGGAACTCCGTCATGCGCGCGTCCCAGCGCGCGAGCATCGGGTCCTGCCGGCTGCGCTGCCAGTGGTCCTCGCTCGGCGCGGCGGCGAAGAGGAACAGCCGGTCGCCGTCGCGGTAGATGGCCATACTCACCTGGTTCGCGCGCATGCCCGCCGCCAGTTCGGGCCACAGTTGATCGTGCGCAAATTTGTATTGCTCGTGAGCGCCCGGGCGCAGTTTCATCGCAAGACCAAGCGTAAACATAAATACTCAGCCAGATTTCATCTTCGCGCGGAGAAAGTCGCGGAGCTGAATCGTTTCCGAGAGGTTGTCCACTTCATTACAGTGTTCCCAATCAATCCACACGTATTCGACACCCACATAGCCGCGGTAGTCAGCCTTCCGCATTGCGCGAAGGACGCGGGCGTAGTCGATGGTGTTCTGCTGAAACGAGGTTTGCAACCGGCCTTTGCGCGCGCCGCGGGCATGGAAGTGCGACGCGTGCGCGATGAGCGGTTCGACCGCGCGATCCGGCAGACCGGCGCGGGTGAAGTGCGTGTAGTCGAGCGTCAGTGTCAGGCCGGGCACGTCGCGCACGAGACGCAACGCCGCTTTCGGATCCGGCGCGATGGAACCGACGTGAGCTTCGATGCTGAAAACGATGCGATGCTGATTCGCCTGCTCGACGCGCCACGCCAGTTCAGCGCAAGTGCGATGCCACGAATCGGACGGTGACTCGCCGTCAAAGTTCACGCCGGGCAGCGTGGTAACATGCTTCGCGCCGGCGGCGGCGGCGTAATCCAACGTCTTGAGGAACCAATTCCGTGCCCGTTGCCGACGCGCCGCTTCCGGATGATTGATGGCGTACGGGATGAAACTTGGGTTCATTTGCAGAAATACATCCGCGCATCGCAGCCCGCGATCCGCCAGCTTGCGACCCAGTTGTCTTCCCGACTTCACCGGCGAGACAAAAACTCTCGAAGGCCACAGATGCGAGCGGCCCTCGAACAGCCCGATGTCCACGCCGTCGAACTCCAGCATGGCAATCAAGTCCAGGACCTTGTCGTGCGGCAACAAGGGGAACGCGAAATCAGCACAAGCGAGTTTCCACTTCATAGTTTGCCCTTTCCTGATTTGCCGCCCGCCATGAACGCCGTCCGTCCGTGGGTTTCCCACTCGGCGGCTGTGAGGTAACCGGCGTCAATGACCAGCGTCGTACCGGTGATGCCCGACGAATCCTCGCAGCTCAAGAACAGAATGGTCTTGGCGACATCGTGCGGCGTCAACGACACGCCCATCGGCACGCGGCGCAGGCGATTCCGCAACGTGGCCTCCGGGTCCGCAGTCGCATTCAAGTGTTCGCGCAGCATCGGCGTGTCGGTGATGCCGGGGCAGACACAGTTGCAACGGATACCGTCGGCCGCGTAGTCGAGCGCGATGGATTTGGTGAGGCCGACCACGGCGTGCTTCGTGGTCGTATAGACGGGCGTCAGCGCCTGCCCGACGAAGCTGCTGATCGAGCCGACGTTGACAATGCAGCCGCGTCCGCTCCGGCGCAGATGCGGGATCGCGTGTTTGGTGGCGAAGAACATGGACTTCACATTGACACTCATCACGTGATCCCACTGCCGCTCGGTGTATTCGTGCAGCGCCTTGATATGCACCAGGCCCGCGTTGTTGACAATGATGTCCAGGCGGCCGAAATGCTCAACCGTCCGGCGAATGGAAGTGTGTACCTGCCGTTCGTTGCTCACATCACAAGCAATGGAAAGAGCTTCGCCGCCCGCCACTTTCAACTCGCCCGCAATCTGCCGGCTCACCGCCAGACGCCGTCCGACCAGCGCGACCTTGGCGCCTTCGCGAGCAAACAACCGCGCCGTGGCCTCGCCAATGCCGGAGGTGGCTCCACTGATCCACGCGACTTTGTTTTCAAGTCTGCCCAGTATCCGTGTAGTGCAGCCCGTCCCGGCTGCGAGTTGCGGCAGCGTCCCGCTGCCCGCACTAACACCCGGCGGGACGCCGGGCGAACTCGCAGGCGAGGACGCCTGCGCCACCCCGCTCCCAGATTCACGGCTGCGATGCACGATCCCGGAATGCTGGAGGTTGCCCATAAGGTCTAGTGAGAATGTTGTTTCCGAAACCGCGCCCACCTCGCCTGAAAGCCTGCCCGCTCGAAGACTTCGGGGTTCAGCACGCCGTGCGGCCGCGCGCCGAGCGAAAGATCCACCATCACCTGGCACGCGGCTCGCCCGATGTCTCGGAACATCTCGTCGGTCCATGCGATGCTGTGCGGCGCGAGCAACACGTTGTCAAGATCAGCGAAGCGAGACGGTGCGGTGACCGGCTCCTGCGCAAAGCAGTCAAGGGCTGCTCCCGCGATGCGTCGGTTCTTCAGCACGTCATACAGCGCGTCCTCGTCCACGATGCCGCCACGCGCGGTGTTCAGCAGATACGCGTCCGGTTTCATCAACGCCAGTTGCTGTGCTCCGAGGAGGCCGCGCGTCTTTTCGGTGAGCGGACAGTGAATGGAAACAAAGTCGGCTTGCCGGAGCAATTCTTCCAGGCTGACCAAACGCGCGCTGGCCTTCGCCGCCATCTCCTCATTGACGAACGGGTCGAACGCCAATGGCTGCTTCATCCCAAAGCCGCGCAGCAGTTCAATCGTCTTGCGCGCGATGCCGCCGAGGCCAATCACACCGAGCGTGCGGTCGCGCAATTCGCGGCCCATGTGCTTCGCGCGCTCGTCCCACTGGCCCGTGCGCACGAGCCGGTCCTTGATGCGGACGTTGTGGCTCAGCGCGATCATCCAGCCGACGGTCGCCTCGGCTACGGGCCGGTCCACCGCACCGACCGTGATGGTTACGAGCACGTCAGCCACAGTGCAGGCTTTGACATCCACCGAATCATAACCGACGCCGAACCGCGCCACGACGAGAAGATTGTCGGCCTTCGCCACGCTTTCGGCGGTGACTGCCGGCGTCAGCACGATCACACCTTGCGCATTGCCAATCTGGTCCGCACCGATTTGTTTGCGGTGCTCTTGGAAAACGCGCTGTTCGATGTGCGGCTGTTCCGCCAGCACCGACAATCCGATGTCCTGATACTTGCACGCGCCTTTGCTGTCGTAGAAATCGGCGGTCAAGGTGACGATGAACTTACTCATGGCCAATGGCAGACAAGCTGAAGCTTGAACTCCAACGAACCACAACCCGCCGCTGGAGTTCAAGCTTTAGCTTGTTCGGCGGTGTGAGCATCAACTTTCGTGCGCTCTTGCAGCCAGAGATGTTGTCCGCCCTCACCCGTTTCATCAACCTGCTGGCAACCCAACCCACCCCTGACCCCTCCCAGGAGGGGAACAAGTCACCGTGTGCCGCTCCCCTCCTGGAAGGAGTTGGGGGTGGGTTCATGGGTTTGAGGCGCGGAATTTTCCGCTGGAGAATTCTCTCCCCCAGGAGAGGGAAATCACTATCGCATGTCTGGAAAAAGTCAGTGGACGATGAACGCTCTCCAGTGCTGAAAAAGTTTCTCCCTCTCCTTGGGGGAGAGGGCCGGGGTGAAGGCGAGCGTTTCATAGTACTGAATTATTAAGAACTTTCTTTCCACGGATTGCCTTCCACCGTGGCGCAATGTTCATCCACAATGACGCGCTCCGGCACTGGTCCGGCATAAACCCAGATCATGGCCATCGGTTCCTTGCTCTCGTTGATGAAGTAATGGACGCGCCCGCGCGGTTGCAGCGCCGTGTTGCAACCGGACTGTTGATAGCGGCGTCCCTCCACGATGCAAACCGCAGTGCCTTCGATGATGCAGATGGACTCGTCGAAATCATGAAAGTGCGCCGGCAAACGCCCGCCCGGCTGGAACAAACCGTAGCCACCGCTCATTTCGATGCCCGGCATGAGGTTTTTGTTGAAGTGGTCAATGAAACTCGTCCCCGGCCCGGCCTCGGATCGCGGCGCGGTGGCATGGCGCGTCACGCGCTCTTTTCCGGGAACATGGGCGGGTTCGTTTGGCATCGCGCGACGCTCGAACGGAGTTGAAACCAAATCACGACCCGGAGACTCCGAAGCCAGCGCGACGTGAACCACGCCGCGTCCAGTGGGCGAATCGTTCCAAGCAGAATGCGCCAGACCTCGCGGGATGACGATAGTGTCGAGCAGGCCGAGTGAATATTCCCGGCCTTCCACCGCCACGATCGCCGTTCCCGAAAGCACGGTGATGGATTCGCTGACGGGATGAGTGTGATACGGCAGCTTCGCGTCCGGCTCGAACGTTACGAGACCCGTCGTCAGATTTCGCGCGCCGTTATGTTTCCCGACCAGGCAGTCGAGGGAAACGCCTGGCGCAAGGTCGACCGGTGGATTTTTCCCCGGCTGGTTCATCGTTTCCGCACGGTCGGGGCGCAGCGATTCCGGCGGGCGCGGCAAAGGAGTAATTGGCAGCGTGGTTTTGTCCGGCACAAACGTCGCGGACATTGGCCGGTCGCGGCCCACAACACCGAGTGCGGCGTGCAGACTGCGCAAAAGCAATCCGCTGTCCGAGCCGACCCCCAACATGCGAAAGCCTTGCAACCGGCGTTCGATCAGATTTTCGTGGCTCGTCGCCATGATGCCGCAGTCTTTGCCGTGAG contains:
- a CDS encoding L-rhamnose mutarotase, whose translation is MKLRPGAHEQYKFAHDQLWPELAAGMRANQVSMAIYRDGDRLFLFAAAPSEDHWQRSRQDPMLARWDARMTEFLETDAQGGIAFTVLPKAFGFGEFK
- a CDS encoding hydroxyacid dehydrogenase; amino-acid sequence: MSKFIVTLTADFYDSKGACKYQDIGLSVLAEQPHIEQRVFQEHRKQIGADQIGNAQGVIVLTPAVTAESVAKADNLLVVARFGVGYDSVDVKACTVADVLVTITVGAVDRPVAEATVGWMIALSHNVRIKDRLVRTGQWDERAKHMGRELRDRTLGVIGLGGIARKTIELLRGFGMKQPLAFDPFVNEEMAAKASARLVSLEELLRQADFVSIHCPLTEKTRGLLGAQQLALMKPDAYLLNTARGGIVDEDALYDVLKNRRIAGAALDCFAQEPVTAPSRFADLDNVLLAPHSIAWTDEMFRDIGRAACQVMVDLSLGARPHGVLNPEVFERAGFQARWARFRKQHSH
- a CDS encoding sugar phosphate isomerase/epimerase, encoding MKWKLACADFAFPLLPHDKVLDLIAMLEFDGVDIGLFEGRSHLWPSRVFVSPVKSGRQLGRKLADRGLRCADVFLQMNPSFIPYAINHPEAARRQRARNWFLKTLDYAAAAGAKHVTTLPGVNFDGESPSDSWHRTCAELAWRVEQANQHRIVFSIEAHVGSIAPDPKAALRLVRDVPGLTLTLDYTHFTRAGLPDRAVEPLIAHASHFHARGARKGRLQTSFQQNTIDYARVLRAMRKADYRGYVGVEYVWIDWEHCNEVDNLSETIQLRDFLRAKMKSG
- a CDS encoding cupin domain-containing protein, encoding MKTSALKRLRAKLAADETIYGLWVTLESASISEMAVALGLDWIVVDAEHGHLDWKDILEHVRATVRSDTVVLVRVAELNAGLIKRALDIGADGVVIPWIETAEQLQQAVSFATYPPEGIRGIGAERATGWGQCLVQHTQEANENVLVVPIIETVSAGRNIRQLCAVNGPELFFFGPADYSSTAGHRGQWEGPGVAAELLAIKDSLRAHGKDCGIMATSHENLIERRLQGFRMLGVGSDSGLLLRSLHAALGVVGRDRPMSATFVPDKTTLPITPLPRPPESLRPDRAETMNQPGKNPPVDLAPGVSLDCLVGKHNGARNLTTGLVTFEPDAKLPYHTHPVSESITVLSGTAIVAVEGREYSLGLLDTIVIPRGLAHSAWNDSPTGRGVVHVALASESPGRDLVSTPFERRAMPNEPAHVPGKERVTRHATAPRSEAGPGTSFIDHFNKNLMPGIEMSGGYGLFQPGGRLPAHFHDFDESICIIEGTAVCIVEGRRYQQSGCNTALQPRGRVHYFINESKEPMAMIWVYAGPVPERVIVDEHCATVEGNPWKESS
- a CDS encoding SDR family oxidoreductase translates to MGNLQHSGIVHRSRESGSGVAQASSPASSPGVPPGVSAGSGTLPQLAAGTGCTTRILGRLENKVAWISGATSGIGEATARLFAREGAKVALVGRRLAVSRQIAGELKVAGGEALSIACDVSNERQVHTSIRRTVEHFGRLDIIVNNAGLVHIKALHEYTERQWDHVMSVNVKSMFFATKHAIPHLRRSGRGCIVNVGSISSFVGQALTPVYTTTKHAVVGLTKSIALDYAADGIRCNCVCPGITDTPMLREHLNATADPEATLRNRLRRVPMGVSLTPHDVAKTILFLSCEDSSGITGTTLVIDAGYLTAAEWETHGRTAFMAGGKSGKGKL